In the Malaya genurostris strain Urasoe2022 chromosome 1, Malgen_1.1, whole genome shotgun sequence genome, one interval contains:
- the LOC131425281 gene encoding achaete-scute complex protein T8-like, which translates to MAMSTTIMVRNISSMNPLKRMKIKENQVLFPVGSSDDDYDENGSTVVLKRKIPIGTLGSIENVMFNNVNSGELRKPLGQLQATVQASGPGRRKNSDPKSAITAVERRNARERNRVQQVNNGFAALRQRIPEEIAEAFETGTTRGVHKKLSKVETLRMAVEYIKCLERLLSLDPEKDGSAMKFQSQLQQETQLPATPPPEPPQANNIFLAIKPRAIGNNSGTSFDQTQITIINGHQYIRIPGTNTFQYLDPESLYDESQNDSSFFADSSSAIDQDVILEDSTDLMSESCAALSPQSNFTMDPEEKREEVIYTGHASEEDEKIVSIINQQQYEDIMLIKSELQDDHEESLLQQTATDPAFLESINWFENHH; encoded by the coding sequence ATGGCTATGTCTACAACCATCATGGTGAGAAATATTTCTTCGATGAACCCGTTGAAACGGATGAAGATCAAAGAAAATCAAGTGCTATTTCCAGTCGGATCCAGTGATGACGACTATGATGAAAACGGATCAACGGTAGTTCTGAAAAGAAAGATTCCGATCGGTACTCTGGGGAGTATAGAAAATGTCATGTTTAATAATGTTAATTCCGGAGAACTGAGAAAGCCGTTGGGTCAACTACAGGCCACCGTTCAGGCGTCGGGTCCAGGACGTCGTAAAAACTCGGATCCAAAGAGTGCCATCACAGCCGTAGAAAGGCGGAACGCTCGCGAGCGAAATCGAGTTCAACAGGTTAACAATGGTTTTGCTGCGTTACGCCAAAGAATACCCGAGGAAATCGCTGAAGCCTTCGAAACCGGAACAACACGAGGAGTTCACAAGAAACTAAGCAAAGTCGAAACTCTTCGTATGGCAGTCGAATACATTAAATGTCTGGAACGGTTGCTTTCCTTAGATCCGGAGAAAGACGGTAGTGCCATGAAGTTCCAATCGCAGCTGCAACAGGAAACTCAACTTCCAGCTACTCCACCACCTGAACCGCCTCAGGCAAACAACATTTTCCTGGCAATAAAACCACGTGCCATTGGAAATAACAGCGGAACATCCTTCGACCAGACTCAGATTACCATCATAAATGGGCACCAGTACATCCGCATTCCAGGAACGAACACGTTTCAGTATTTGGATCCGGAAAGTCTGTACGACGAGTCACAGAACGATAGTTCGTTCTTCGCCGACAGCAGCTCAGCTATTGATCAGGATGTAATACTTGAGGACTCCACCGATTTGATGAGCGAATCTTGCGCGGCTCTTTCCCCACAATCCAACTTTACTATGGATCCCGAAGAGAAGCGAGAAGAAGTCATCTACACTGGTCATGCTTCGGAGGAGGACGAAAAGATCGTTTCTATAATTAAtcagcaacaatacgaggataTTATGCTAATCAAAAGTGAACTACAAGACGATCACGAAGAATCGTTGCTCCAGCAAACCGCCACCGATCCAGCTTTTCTAGAGTCGATCAATTGGTTTGAGAATCACCATTAG